One genomic region from Sulfuriflexus mobilis encodes:
- a CDS encoding M48 family metallopeptidase has product MNTLSASRYDGHSSASQPVTLAIYADGTIKVNGEGISLSYSLDDIDIPAQVGAVPARLQFPDNSLCEVTDYRALRAALPAAHKGGFLDWVHHWENSLKYALLGMLLAMAIIWGGVEYLLPAAAKHVAERIPLEWETTTGEQTLAALERLGLLTPTRLSEGRRQHLLQQFNAALHKAGRAPLPRIEFRHSKAIGANALALPSGILVFTDDMVKIAEDDRELLGILGHELGHVEHRHAMRHVLQNSALALLLIMITGDVGSASSLAATLPTLLAQAKYSRQFETEADTFAVSFMQQQGLDTRYLTSILQRLGEEYGDSDTSGYLDSHPATAERVLRLTGG; this is encoded by the coding sequence GTGAACACACTGTCTGCCAGCCGCTACGATGGCCACAGTTCGGCGAGCCAGCCCGTAACGCTCGCTATCTACGCGGATGGCACCATCAAGGTGAATGGTGAGGGCATTTCGCTGAGTTATTCACTCGATGATATCGACATCCCCGCGCAGGTCGGTGCCGTGCCTGCACGCCTGCAATTTCCGGATAACTCCCTGTGTGAGGTCACCGACTATCGGGCCTTGCGCGCGGCCCTGCCGGCCGCGCACAAGGGCGGCTTTCTCGATTGGGTACATCACTGGGAGAACAGTCTCAAGTATGCCTTGTTGGGCATGCTGCTGGCGATGGCAATCATCTGGGGCGGCGTTGAATACCTGTTGCCCGCGGCGGCGAAACACGTCGCAGAGCGTATCCCCCTGGAATGGGAAACCACCACGGGCGAACAGACCCTGGCGGCACTGGAAAGACTGGGGCTGCTCACCCCCACGCGGTTAAGCGAAGGGCGTCGACAGCATTTATTGCAGCAGTTCAATGCCGCCCTGCACAAGGCAGGCCGCGCCCCCCTGCCGCGTATCGAGTTTCGTCACAGCAAGGCCATCGGTGCCAACGCCCTGGCACTGCCTTCCGGTATCCTCGTGTTTACCGATGACATGGTAAAGATCGCAGAGGACGACCGTGAACTGCTCGGCATCCTCGGCCACGAACTCGGTCATGTCGAACACCGCCATGCCATGCGTCACGTCTTGCAGAATTCGGCCCTGGCACTGCTATTGATCATGATCACCGGTGACGTCGGCTCCGCCAGTTCCCTGGCTGCCACCCTGCCGACCCTGTTGGCACAGGCAAAGTATTCACGCCAGTTTGAGACCGAGGCGGATACCTTTGCCGTGAGCTTCATGCAACAACAGGGGCTGGATACCCGCTACCTGACCAGCATCCTGCAACGCCTTGGTGAGGAATACGGCGACAGCGACACCAGCGGTTACCTCGATAGCCACCCGGCTACGGCCGAGCGCGTGCTACGATTAACGGGCGGTTGA
- a CDS encoding YjgN family protein, which produces MQENITTAESTAQLREIPLQFNGKAREYFGIWIVNVLLTILTLGIYAPWAKVRTKRYFYGNTLLADSTFDFVANPVAILKGYLIALGFYIAFSVTSEFYPQVSILFVLVFFLVLPWVVVRSMAFRLANTTYRNIRFNFERDYADAYKVFVGIGLLIPLTLGLIFPYYHYRQSKFVIDKSSFGQSRFGLNAPVGDFYLIYIAIWLLFMLLGVLMVALGPMLTFLFPELAGVEQAVADSPDVDPEQQTTVIMLTFIIIGIISIFYIAIFAYMQTAITNLLWNNISVAKKRFRSKLKTARMIWLYYSNALGIILSFGLLIPWARIRMTRYRVSCMSVLSEGEIGHFIAGEQSQTSATGEELGEVFGVDIGL; this is translated from the coding sequence ATGCAGGAAAACATAACAACGGCAGAGTCTACTGCGCAACTACGTGAAATACCGCTACAGTTCAATGGCAAGGCCCGTGAGTACTTCGGGATTTGGATCGTCAACGTCTTGCTCACTATCCTCACCCTGGGGATTTATGCCCCCTGGGCCAAGGTGCGCACCAAGCGTTATTTTTACGGCAATACCTTGCTGGCCGATTCCACGTTTGATTTTGTTGCCAACCCTGTAGCCATCCTCAAGGGTTACCTTATCGCCCTCGGGTTCTATATCGCGTTTTCCGTTACCAGCGAGTTTTACCCGCAAGTCAGTATACTCTTCGTATTAGTATTTTTTCTGGTCTTGCCGTGGGTGGTAGTGCGCAGCATGGCGTTCCGGTTGGCAAATACCACCTATCGCAACATCCGTTTCAATTTCGAACGCGACTATGCCGATGCCTACAAGGTCTTTGTCGGCATCGGCCTGTTGATCCCATTAACCCTGGGTTTGATTTTTCCCTACTATCATTACCGGCAAAGTAAATTTGTCATCGACAAAAGCAGTTTTGGCCAGAGCCGTTTTGGCCTGAATGCGCCCGTCGGGGATTTTTACCTTATATATATCGCCATCTGGCTGTTATTCATGCTGCTCGGTGTTCTGATGGTGGCACTCGGCCCGATGCTGACCTTCCTGTTCCCGGAACTGGCCGGTGTCGAACAGGCCGTGGCAGACAGCCCGGACGTTGACCCTGAACAACAGACAACCGTCATCATGCTGACTTTTATCATCATAGGGATCATCTCGATTTTTTACATCGCGATCTTTGCCTACATGCAGACGGCCATTACCAACCTGTTGTGGAACAACATCAGCGTCGCAAAAAAGCGTTTTCGTTCAAAGCTGAAAACCGCCCGCATGATCTGGCTGTACTACAGTAACGCACTTGGCATCATCCTATCCTTCGGCCTGCTCATCCCCTGGGCGCGCATCCGCATGACACGCTACCGGGTCAGTTGCATGAGCGTGCTGTCTGAAGGTGAAATCGGTCACTTCATCGCCGGCGAACAGAGCCAGACCAGTGCCACCGGAGAGGAACTCGGTGAGGTCTTCGGGGTAGATATCGGCCTGTGA
- a CDS encoding zinc-dependent peptidase, giving the protein MPAWPLAIVTLIILVWFASRWLRARKRRALLATPLPGDWLSILKRNFPLYALLPAALQKQLHGHIQVFLHDKQFVGCAGLEVTDEIRLTIAAQACMLLLNRETDYYPLLSTILVYPDTYVAEEIISDGLVVTRQKKARLGESWRRGPVVLSWGDVRQGASDQGDGDNVVLHEFAHQLDQENPQSDGAPLLARRSQYTAWARVLSREYAELQRLVEHHQKSLINSYGATNPAEFFAVVTETFFEQPLILKKEKPALYEELRVFYKIDPADWYS; this is encoded by the coding sequence ATGCCCGCCTGGCCGCTTGCGATCGTCACCCTCATCATTCTCGTCTGGTTTGCGAGCAGGTGGTTACGCGCGCGCAAGCGCCGTGCCTTGCTGGCCACGCCCCTGCCCGGCGACTGGCTCAGCATACTGAAACGGAATTTCCCCCTCTATGCATTACTGCCCGCTGCATTACAGAAACAACTGCACGGGCACATCCAGGTGTTTCTGCATGACAAGCAGTTTGTAGGGTGTGCGGGCCTGGAAGTGACGGATGAGATCCGGCTCACCATCGCGGCCCAGGCCTGTATGTTGTTGTTGAACCGTGAGACGGACTACTACCCCCTGCTCAGTACTATCCTTGTTTATCCGGACACCTATGTTGCGGAGGAAATCATCAGTGACGGCCTGGTCGTAACCCGGCAGAAAAAGGCGCGTTTGGGTGAGTCCTGGCGACGCGGCCCGGTGGTCTTGTCCTGGGGTGATGTCAGGCAGGGGGCCAGTGACCAGGGCGATGGGGATAATGTGGTATTACATGAATTCGCCCACCAGCTGGATCAGGAGAACCCGCAATCAGATGGCGCACCGTTACTGGCCAGACGTTCTCAATACACGGCCTGGGCACGTGTATTGAGCCGTGAGTATGCCGAACTACAGCGATTGGTTGAGCACCATCAAAAATCGCTCATTAATTCATACGGCGCAACCAACCCGGCAGAATTCTTTGCCGTCGTTACCGAAACATTCTTTGAACAACCACTGATCCTGAAGAAAGAAAAACCCGCGTTATACGAGGAACTTCGGGTGTTCTATAAAATAGACCCGGCTGACTGGTATTCATGA
- a CDS encoding CDP-archaeol synthase, with protein sequence MMLELLLLILVASGAPVVISYLFQHRASLPVDFGLMLADKQRCFGEHKTWRGLFASAIATIFLARLLGFDYLTGLQVSSLAMTGDLFSSFIKRRLGKKAGARFLFLDQVPESLLPAWLFMEEFSLGWGQVIGMVAAFIVIEQVLSVLFYKLGVRKSPY encoded by the coding sequence ATGATGCTTGAATTATTATTACTCATATTAGTCGCGAGTGGGGCACCTGTAGTTATCAGTTACCTGTTCCAACATCGGGCCTCATTGCCGGTTGATTTTGGGCTGATGTTGGCCGACAAACAACGCTGTTTCGGTGAGCATAAAACATGGCGCGGCCTGTTCGCCTCGGCGATTGCCACCATATTCCTGGCCAGACTGCTGGGGTTTGATTATTTAACCGGTCTTCAGGTGTCTTCCCTGGCGATGACCGGTGATCTGTTTTCCAGTTTCATTAAACGTCGCCTGGGCAAAAAGGCTGGGGCAAGATTTTTATTCCTGGATCAGGTGCCGGAGTCATTACTGCCCGCCTGGTTATTCATGGAGGAATTTAGTCTGGGGTGGGGGCAGGTGATAGGGATGGTTGCTGCATTTATTGTTATTGAACAGGTTCTGTCAGTACTGTTTTATAAACTGGGTGTGCGAAAAAGCCCTTACTGA
- a CDS encoding CDP-alcohol phosphatidyltransferase family protein, protein MNKKDFLSPPNIVSLVRIVMSPVLLWLAWHQEPFLYMLALLFTLFTDVLDGFLARTLNQVTKLGARLDSWGDFIIYTTLVVAAWWLWPEIIIEEIIAVLAIIISFAIPVAIGLIKFRTLTSYHTWAVKIAVFITIVSYVVTFMDWARWPIYVAATVAVLAAIEEIAITLVMRHEHADVRSIWHALKYYRDN, encoded by the coding sequence ATGAATAAAAAAGATTTTCTAAGCCCACCCAATATTGTCAGTCTTGTGCGTATTGTTATGTCACCGGTTCTTTTGTGGCTGGCATGGCATCAAGAACCCTTTTTATACATGCTGGCATTATTGTTTACCCTGTTTACGGATGTGCTGGATGGGTTCCTGGCGAGGACATTAAACCAGGTGACCAAGTTGGGTGCTCGCCTGGATAGTTGGGGTGACTTTATTATTTACACAACCCTGGTCGTTGCTGCATGGTGGCTCTGGCCCGAGATCATTATTGAGGAAATAATAGCGGTGCTGGCGATTATTATCAGCTTCGCCATACCTGTAGCTATAGGCCTGATTAAATTCAGAACCTTAACCAGCTACCATACCTGGGCGGTAAAAATTGCCGTGTTTATAACAATCGTGTCGTATGTCGTGACTTTTATGGACTGGGCGCGCTGGCCTATTTACGTGGCGGCAACGGTCGCGGTGCTGGCGGCGATTGAGGAAATTGCGATCACCCTGGTTATGCGCCATGAACATGCAGATGTGCGATCAATCTGGCATGCCTTGAAATATTATCGCGATAATTAA
- a CDS encoding amidohydrolase family protein: MKHTLQVCLLLFIGGFPLWLTATELYFVDAHSQVDHEVGDLALILRRMDAAGVDKTILASRGRRPHADIANMAAMYPERIVAAIRTKGGVYRQNNPKFYKKLRRRVNSGNYSAMAEVLIYHAQKGNKAEEVDVPLTDPRVDAVLQACLEKGWPMYLHIEFASLHGDKRRQTMQALERFVDAQPAHPFVLTHMGQLNSDEAGPLLERHNNLYFMVAHTNPVITRQSNQPWTEMFSGDFLKDDWKQLMRQYPERFIFALDNVWQRHWQEFYIPQMAVWRKALAELPDEVAHKFAHGNAERLWRLSPQR; this comes from the coding sequence ATGAAACACACTCTTCAGGTATGTTTGTTGCTTTTTATCGGCGGTTTCCCGTTGTGGTTAACGGCGACGGAACTCTATTTTGTGGATGCCCACAGTCAGGTGGACCACGAGGTTGGGGACCTGGCGTTAATCCTGCGGCGTATGGATGCGGCCGGTGTTGACAAGACGATCCTGGCAAGCCGCGGCAGACGTCCGCATGCAGACATTGCCAACATGGCGGCAATGTACCCCGAGCGTATTGTTGCCGCCATCCGCACCAAGGGTGGTGTCTATCGGCAGAATAACCCGAAGTTTTATAAAAAACTGCGTAGACGGGTAAATAGCGGCAACTACTCCGCGATGGCGGAGGTGCTTATTTATCATGCGCAAAAGGGCAACAAGGCCGAAGAGGTAGATGTGCCATTGACCGACCCGAGGGTGGATGCCGTATTGCAGGCCTGTCTTGAGAAGGGCTGGCCAATGTACCTGCATATTGAGTTTGCCTCACTGCATGGGGACAAGCGCAGGCAAACCATGCAGGCACTGGAGCGGTTTGTGGATGCGCAGCCGGCGCATCCCTTTGTGCTGACCCACATGGGGCAGTTGAATAGTGATGAGGCAGGGCCACTGCTGGAGCGGCATAATAATCTGTATTTTATGGTGGCCCACACCAATCCGGTGATCACCCGCCAGTCAAACCAGCCGTGGACGGAGATGTTCTCCGGCGATTTTCTTAAAGATGACTGGAAGCAGTTGATGCGCCAATATCCGGAGCGCTTTATCTTTGCCCTGGATAATGTTTGGCAGCGGCACTGGCAGGAATTTTATATCCCGCAAATGGCTGTGTGGCGCAAGGCCTTGGCAGAATTGCCTGATGAGGTGGCTCACAAGTTTGCCCACGGCAATGCCGAACGGTTATGGCGGTTGTCGCCACAGCGTTAA
- a CDS encoding efflux RND transporter periplasmic adaptor subunit — translation MSKRLIIAMILLVIITVAVAGYIYWQAVQRQAAKPQGFPPAMISATEVRPENWQPSLQSVGSLVATNGINVSTEVNGIVSEVVFKSGQPIEQGQVLIRLDDAVDEAALEALRAERKLTQVQFHRAKDLLKKRVTSKSEYDEAEARYDAATARLKQQEAIIKRKVIRAPFTGLAGIRQVDLGQFIEAGDPIVSLQALNPIYVDYTLPERHLTRIKTAQVVKVHLDAVPNQIFSGEVSAVNSGIDIGTRTLKVRATLDNTDSIMRPGMFAQVETITDAPQPVLTLPYTAISFNTYGNFVFVINKDDKGMLTVKRTPVETGETRNGRVVIKGLQVGTQVVRTGLVKLRDGIPVKIDNQVELNDAEITGE, via the coding sequence ATGTCAAAACGATTGATTATCGCCATGATATTACTGGTTATTATCACCGTGGCTGTGGCTGGATATATATATTGGCAGGCTGTACAGCGACAAGCCGCGAAACCACAGGGTTTTCCGCCTGCCATGATTTCGGCGACCGAGGTTAGACCGGAAAACTGGCAACCCTCGCTGCAATCCGTCGGCTCACTGGTGGCAACCAATGGCATTAATGTGAGTACTGAAGTTAATGGGATTGTCAGTGAAGTTGTCTTTAAATCCGGACAACCGATTGAGCAGGGTCAGGTGCTTATCCGCCTCGATGATGCCGTCGACGAGGCAGCATTGGAGGCCCTGCGTGCAGAGCGTAAACTAACACAAGTGCAGTTCCATCGTGCCAAGGACCTGCTAAAAAAACGCGTCACCTCAAAATCGGAATACGACGAGGCAGAGGCACGCTACGACGCCGCAACGGCCCGCTTAAAACAGCAGGAAGCGATCATAAAGCGGAAAGTGATTCGCGCACCGTTTACCGGTTTGGCCGGGATACGGCAGGTTGACCTTGGGCAGTTTATCGAAGCGGGTGACCCAATCGTGAGCCTGCAGGCATTGAATCCCATCTATGTTGATTATACCTTGCCGGAGCGCCACCTGACCCGGATTAAAACCGCCCAGGTGGTGAAGGTTCACCTGGATGCCGTGCCGAACCAGATTTTTAGCGGCGAAGTCAGTGCCGTAAATTCTGGTATTGATATCGGTACGCGCACGTTGAAAGTCCGCGCCACATTGGACAATACCGACAGTATCATGCGTCCCGGTATGTTCGCGCAGGTGGAGACCATCACCGATGCGCCTCAGCCGGTGTTGACGCTGCCGTATACGGCGATCAGTTTTAATACTTACGGTAATTTTGTGTTTGTCATCAACAAGGATGATAAAGGCATGCTCACGGTCAAGCGTACACCGGTTGAAACAGGTGAGACGCGTAATGGGCGTGTCGTTATCAAGGGCCTGCAGGTGGGTACACAGGTTGTACGCACCGGCCTGGTGAAGCTGCGCGATGGTATCCCGGTGAAAATTGATAACCAGGTGGAACTCAACGATGCAGAGATAACGGGCGAATGA
- a CDS encoding efflux RND transporter permease subunit, giving the protein MKFTDIFIRRPVLATVVSLLILLLGLRSLGLLEVRQFPLIKNTVITVTTAYPGASSELVKGFVTTPLQQAMSEANGIDYISSTSSQGQSTIEAQMRLNYDPNAAVAEILAKIASKRGELPAEVEDPVIESTTGDRTALIYLAFFSDKVPRPQISDYVLRVIQTQLQALPGVAKARLFASQFAMRIWLNPQRMAALGVTGEDVVNVLRNNNYQAGIGSTKDKYVTIDLTTTTDINAPENFRKLVVRSENGTLVRLQDIAEAELGADDYNTTTWYKGIPSVFIGIEQAPGANPITVADAVNDLIPKMASQLPAGMQVKVPYDASQFIKSSIDEVYKTIIEAMLIVLVVIYLTLGSLRAAIIPAVAVPLSIIGAAFIMYLLGYSLNLLTLLSMVLAIGLVVDDAIIVVENVHRHIERGEPRMQAALMAARELAVPIIAMTTTLLAVYAPIGFLGGLTGALFIEFAFTLTGAVLISGVIALTLSPMLASRVLKEHGEEGRFEQLVERAFTWLSDSYGRVLHKTLNAVTVVAMLGGLILVSNYLMYMNSKNELAPDEDQGILFFSSTGPRTATLEYLEAYGGQIQSSFETFPEYNDSFYILGRTPGQIFGGFKMKPAEERERTQKEVQGPLFGVLGQVSGLRSFVFPRPSIPTPSRGAPLQFVVTTDRSYEELVEVADQLLGQAMASGRFLFLEKSIDIDRPTISIEIDRDRAGDLGISMASIGRNLGTLLGGGYVNRFSMEGRSYKVIPLVSRDYRRDAEMLNDYYVRSAAGNLVPLSTLVTMKQSVEPTDRTQLQQLNSLTIQGVPRPDVALGDALEHLTELATQILPKGYGYDYLGDSRQYAQESSALTLTMLMSLLVIYLVLAAQFESWRDPAIILVSVPLATAGALIFIMLDVNALSLNIYTKVGLITLIGVVAKNGILIVEFANKLQINERLSKRAAVEKAAAIRLRPIFMTSVSLIVAMFPLLTAAGAGAVSRFHIGLTIAAGLGIGTFFTLFILPAFYILLAKDHNRDRPEQDLLTDKQE; this is encoded by the coding sequence ATGAAATTTACTGACATTTTCATTCGCCGCCCGGTGCTGGCGACGGTTGTCAGCCTGTTGATCCTGTTACTGGGGTTGCGCTCGCTTGGGTTGCTGGAGGTGCGCCAGTTTCCATTAATCAAGAATACCGTTATCACGGTGACCACTGCCTACCCCGGGGCCAGTTCTGAACTGGTGAAAGGTTTTGTGACAACACCGCTGCAACAGGCGATGTCCGAGGCCAATGGTATAGATTACATTTCTTCCACCAGTTCACAGGGGCAGTCGACGATCGAGGCGCAGATGCGCCTCAATTATGATCCGAATGCCGCGGTAGCAGAGATTCTCGCCAAGATTGCCAGCAAGCGCGGCGAACTACCTGCCGAGGTTGAAGACCCGGTCATAGAGTCGACCACCGGTGACCGTACGGCGCTTATATATCTGGCGTTCTTCAGTGACAAGGTACCGCGGCCGCAAATCAGTGATTATGTACTGCGTGTGATACAGACACAATTGCAGGCCTTGCCCGGCGTTGCCAAGGCACGCCTGTTTGCCTCGCAGTTTGCCATGCGCATCTGGCTGAACCCGCAACGCATGGCGGCATTGGGCGTGACCGGTGAGGATGTTGTCAATGTGTTGCGCAACAATAACTATCAGGCGGGTATCGGCTCGACCAAGGACAAATACGTCACAATTGACCTGACTACCACCACCGATATCAATGCCCCGGAAAACTTCCGTAAACTGGTGGTGCGCAGTGAAAACGGCACACTGGTGCGCCTGCAGGATATTGCCGAGGCCGAGCTCGGTGCCGATGACTATAACACCACCACCTGGTACAAAGGCATACCCTCGGTCTTTATTGGTATTGAACAGGCACCGGGCGCTAATCCCATTACCGTCGCCGATGCCGTTAACGATTTGATCCCAAAAATGGCGTCACAGTTACCGGCAGGCATGCAGGTCAAGGTGCCGTATGATGCCAGCCAGTTTATTAAATCCTCCATTGATGAAGTCTACAAGACCATCATTGAGGCCATGCTGATCGTGCTGGTGGTGATTTATCTCACCCTCGGTTCACTGCGTGCGGCGATTATCCCTGCTGTGGCGGTGCCCCTGTCGATCATCGGTGCCGCCTTTATTATGTATCTACTGGGTTATTCACTCAACCTGCTTACGTTGTTATCTATGGTGCTTGCCATTGGTCTGGTGGTGGATGATGCGATCATTGTGGTTGAAAACGTGCACCGGCACATAGAGCGTGGTGAACCGCGGATGCAGGCGGCATTAATGGCGGCACGTGAACTGGCCGTACCCATTATCGCCATGACCACAACCTTGCTTGCCGTGTATGCCCCCATCGGTTTCCTCGGTGGCCTGACTGGTGCATTGTTTATTGAATTTGCTTTCACCCTAACCGGCGCGGTGTTGATCTCCGGTGTGATTGCCTTAACCCTGTCACCGATGCTGGCGTCGCGCGTATTAAAAGAGCACGGTGAGGAAGGTCGCTTTGAACAATTGGTGGAAAGGGCCTTTACCTGGTTATCCGACAGTTATGGGCGGGTGTTACATAAAACACTTAATGCTGTGACGGTCGTAGCCATGCTTGGTGGCCTCATCCTGGTTTCTAATTACCTTATGTACATGAACAGCAAAAATGAACTGGCACCTGATGAAGACCAGGGTATCCTGTTTTTCAGTTCCACCGGCCCGCGCACGGCGACACTGGAATATCTTGAAGCCTATGGCGGGCAGATCCAGTCCAGTTTTGAGACCTTTCCAGAATACAATGACAGTTTTTACATCCTCGGGCGCACACCGGGGCAGATCTTTGGCGGCTTCAAGATGAAGCCGGCGGAAGAACGCGAGCGTACGCAAAAAGAAGTGCAAGGTCCCCTGTTTGGTGTGCTTGGCCAGGTGTCGGGCCTGCGTAGTTTTGTGTTTCCACGCCCGAGTATCCCGACCCCTTCGCGTGGCGCACCCTTGCAGTTTGTGGTGACCACCGACCGCAGTTACGAGGAACTGGTTGAGGTTGCAGATCAACTCTTGGGCCAGGCTATGGCCAGTGGCCGTTTTTTGTTTCTGGAAAAATCGATTGATATCGATCGGCCCACCATCAGTATCGAGATCGACCGTGATCGTGCCGGTGACCTGGGCATCAGTATGGCAAGTATCGGGCGGAATCTGGGAACCTTGCTGGGCGGTGGTTATGTGAATCGCTTTAGCATGGAAGGCCGCAGTTACAAGGTGATTCCCCTGGTGTCACGCGATTACCGCCGCGATGCAGAGATGCTCAACGATTATTATGTCCGCAGCGCCGCCGGCAACCTGGTGCCGTTATCGACCCTTGTCACCATGAAGCAATCGGTGGAACCCACCGACCGCACCCAGCTCCAGCAATTGAATTCGCTTACCATTCAGGGGGTGCCCCGCCCCGATGTGGCCCTGGGGGATGCACTCGAGCACCTGACTGAATTGGCGACACAGATTCTGCCCAAAGGCTATGGCTATGATTATCTGGGTGATTCACGCCAGTATGCGCAGGAGAGTTCGGCCCTGACGCTGACCATGTTGATGTCGTTACTGGTTATTTATCTGGTGCTGGCGGCCCAGTTTGAGAGCTGGCGCGATCCGGCGATTATTCTTGTATCGGTGCCGCTGGCTACAGCGGGTGCGCTGATCTTTATCATGCTGGATGTGAACGCACTGTCACTGAATATCTATACCAAGGTCGGTTTGATCACCCTGATTGGTGTGGTGGCGAAAAATGGCATTCTGATTGTTGAGTTTGCCAACAAACTGCAAATAAACGAGCGCCTCTCCAAACGCGCTGCGGTAGAAAAAGCCGCCGCCATTCGCCTGCGCCCCATCTTCATGACCTCGGTCTCTCTGATTGTTGCCATGTTTCCCCTGTTGACGGCCGCTGGGGCCGGTGCGGTGAGTCGCTTCCACATCGGCCTGACCATCGCCGCCGGCCTGGGGATCGGTACCTTCTTTACCCTGTTTATCCTGCCGGCGTTTTACATTTTGCTGGCAAAGGATCATAACCGCGATCGCCCTGAACAGGACTTGTTAACGGATAAACAGGAGTAA
- a CDS encoding cold-shock protein gives MATGTVKWFNESKGFGFISQDDGGDDVFVHFNAIQGSGFKTLAEGQAVTYEIEKGPKGLQAANVTA, from the coding sequence ATGGCTACAGGTACAGTAAAGTGGTTTAACGAATCGAAAGGTTTTGGTTTTATTTCTCAGGATGACGGCGGCGATGATGTATTCGTACATTTCAACGCAATCCAGGGCTCGGGCTTCAAAACCCTTGCTGAAGGCCAAGCGGTCACCTATGAAATTGAAAAGGGTCCTAAGGGCCTGCAGGCAGCTAATGTTACTGCCTAA